In Bythopirellula goksoeyrii, a single window of DNA contains:
- a CDS encoding ABC-F family ATP-binding cassette domain-containing protein, with protein sequence MPVVLQLQNAHKRYGHQELLDGTSCALPDDEKVGLIGRNGAGKSTLCRVLLGEEELDSGEVVRSRKLRLGYLRQHDPFLDGETVIGFLQRDSGQPEWRCGEIAWQFQIPDSMLDQPVRQLSGGWQTRVKLAALLLHDPNLLILDEPTNFLDLRTQMLLEGFLRSFPAGCLVVSHDRSFLKRTCTQTLELSRGQLTMFPGDVDSYLENLAERREHDLRVNAATLTKRKQLETFINKNRANANTASQARSKAKQLERLELVEVQGEEATVRFSFPESDVRQGTALRTEQLAIGYPDNEVATGVQLEIEHGTRVGVVGDNGQGKTTFLRTVCGSLDPLAGSLKWGYGCQVGVYAQHVYTTLPNNQTVEDYLYHQAAPGTVMQQIKDVAGSFLFSGEMIEKKINVLSGGERARLVLAGLLLQQHNVLVLDEPGNHLDVETVEALADALCRYQGTVIFTSHDRYFMERVATAVIEVRDGRVASYPASFEDYVYRVQKELDAGLRSEHVVRGKPSDGTTSGSRTLGGKEERELQKQLRSVERKIAKLDEEKKEINNRLLTITDAAEAQKAHDQLTSITAELSKLEEEWLEISGSLEV encoded by the coding sequence ATGCCCGTCGTCCTCCAACTTCAAAACGCCCACAAGCGCTACGGCCACCAAGAATTGCTCGACGGCACCAGCTGCGCGCTGCCCGACGACGAAAAGGTCGGCCTCATCGGTCGCAATGGTGCCGGCAAGAGTACCCTTTGCCGTGTGCTCTTGGGCGAAGAAGAACTCGACTCCGGCGAAGTCGTCCGCAGCCGCAAACTGCGACTCGGCTACCTGCGGCAACACGACCCGTTTCTCGACGGTGAAACCGTCATCGGCTTTCTCCAGCGTGACAGCGGACAACCGGAATGGCGCTGCGGCGAGATCGCCTGGCAATTTCAGATCCCCGACTCGATGCTCGACCAGCCCGTGCGGCAACTCTCCGGGGGTTGGCAAACCCGCGTGAAACTCGCCGCCCTCTTGCTACACGATCCCAATCTGTTAATTCTCGACGAGCCGACCAACTTTCTCGACCTCCGCACCCAGATGCTACTCGAAGGCTTCTTGCGCAGCTTTCCCGCCGGCTGCTTGGTGGTCTCTCATGATCGCTCGTTTCTCAAACGGACCTGCACCCAGACACTGGAACTCTCCCGCGGGCAGCTCACCATGTTCCCCGGCGACGTGGATTCCTACCTGGAAAACCTCGCCGAACGCCGCGAACACGACCTCCGCGTCAACGCCGCCACGCTCACCAAGCGCAAACAACTCGAAACCTTCATCAACAAAAACCGCGCCAACGCCAACACGGCCAGCCAGGCCCGCAGCAAAGCCAAACAACTCGAGCGACTCGAACTGGTCGAAGTGCAAGGCGAAGAAGCGACTGTGCGGTTCAGTTTCCCCGAGTCCGACGTCCGTCAGGGGACCGCCCTGCGAACCGAACAACTCGCCATCGGCTATCCCGACAACGAAGTCGCCACTGGCGTGCAACTCGAAATCGAACATGGCACCCGCGTCGGTGTGGTGGGCGACAATGGCCAAGGCAAGACAACGTTTTTGCGGACCGTTTGCGGCTCTCTCGATCCGCTGGCCGGTTCGCTCAAGTGGGGCTACGGCTGCCAGGTCGGCGTCTACGCCCAGCATGTTTACACGACGCTCCCCAACAATCAGACCGTCGAAGACTATCTCTACCACCAAGCCGCCCCCGGCACGGTGATGCAGCAGATCAAAGACGTCGCCGGCAGCTTTCTCTTCAGCGGAGAAATGATCGAGAAGAAGATCAACGTACTGAGCGGTGGTGAACGGGCCCGCCTGGTGCTGGCCGGCCTGCTCCTGCAACAACACAATGTGCTGGTCCTCGACGAGCCCGGCAACCACCTCGACGTGGAAACCGTCGAAGCCTTGGCCGACGCCTTGTGCCGCTATCAGGGCACGGTCATCTTCACCAGCCACGACCGTTACTTCATGGAGCGCGTCGCCACTGCCGTCATCGAAGTCCGCGACGGCCGCGTCGCCAGTTACCCAGCGAGCTTCGAGGACTATGTCTACCGAGTCCAAAAAGAACTCGACGCCGGCTTGCGTTCCGAACACGTCGTCCGCGGCAAACCCTCCGACGGCACGACTTCCGGCTCACGCACCCTCGGCGGCAAAGAAGAACGCGAACTCCAAAAACAACTCCGCAGCGTCGAACGAAAAATCGCCAAACTCGACGAGGAGAAGAAAGAGATCAACAACCGCCTGCTAACGATCACCGACGCCGCCGAAGCCCAGAAGGCCCACGATCAACTAACCTCGATCACTGCAGAGCTATCCAAACTCGAAGAAGAATGGCTGGAGATTTCTGGTAGCCTAGAAGTCTAG
- the lnt gene encoding apolipoprotein N-acyltransferase: MNPAPHNLSSRAEQLTNRLSTLGMGIMGSVLCWLALPPVGWSWLAWIAPVPWLLLIKSDTLPGRRPFRMLWVAGLVYWLLAVHWIRLPHPLNYLAWLALTGYLGIYLPLFVALSRAGLHRLHIPLVIVAPVVWTGLDYLRAHLMTGFLMGSLSHTQYRTPQVIQVADLVGEYGVTFLMVFIAACVTEILTSSTRKKMVYAVSALALATAVLAYGHRKQLDLAFQGKSPTNQHRVALIQGNTLADWKSDPAKQQSIMDEYWKLSLNAVKTSRERDGRDVDLVVWPETAFRQTLWTTADGYQPSPDLIHESLFTAAQEILTELTKQLGCDVLVGIDRVEVMPSETDELAYQGFNSSILVDNSGKILSTYDKMHLVPFGEFIPFADWFPALYNLTPLSGGAEPGRRPAAMTVGELVYSPNICYESAVPHLIGSQVRHLIENNYERPDVLINLTNDGWFWGSSELDMHLACSVFRAIEMRTPVLIAANGGLSAHIDNFGHIVAVSERQEPEFLLADIGIPLESSRYPSFYARWGDWFAALCMVCCVVLAIVAYLSRATVQPPVPRS, from the coding sequence ATGAATCCCGCGCCCCATAACTTGAGTAGTCGTGCCGAGCAACTCACCAATCGTCTTTCGACGCTGGGCATGGGGATTATGGGGAGCGTGCTCTGCTGGCTAGCTCTGCCGCCAGTCGGGTGGAGTTGGTTGGCATGGATTGCCCCAGTTCCCTGGCTGCTGTTGATCAAGTCCGATACCCTGCCGGGCCGCCGTCCTTTTCGGATGCTTTGGGTTGCCGGTTTGGTGTACTGGCTGTTGGCAGTCCATTGGATTCGCCTTCCCCACCCGCTGAATTATCTTGCGTGGCTAGCGCTGACAGGTTACTTGGGAATTTACCTCCCGCTGTTCGTTGCTCTCTCCCGCGCCGGGCTGCACCGATTGCATATCCCCCTCGTGATTGTCGCACCGGTCGTGTGGACCGGCCTCGACTACCTCCGAGCGCATCTGATGACGGGTTTCCTCATGGGCTCGCTTTCCCACACGCAGTATCGCACACCCCAAGTGATTCAAGTCGCCGATCTCGTGGGTGAATACGGCGTCACCTTTCTCATGGTCTTCATCGCAGCTTGCGTCACCGAGATCCTCACCAGCTCGACCAGGAAAAAAATGGTCTACGCTGTTTCTGCCCTCGCTCTGGCAACGGCAGTTCTGGCTTATGGTCACCGCAAGCAACTGGATCTCGCCTTCCAAGGCAAGTCGCCAACGAACCAGCACCGCGTCGCACTCATCCAGGGCAACACGCTCGCCGACTGGAAGAGCGATCCCGCCAAGCAGCAATCGATCATGGACGAGTACTGGAAGCTCTCGCTCAATGCCGTAAAAACTTCCCGCGAGCGTGATGGCCGAGATGTCGATCTAGTCGTTTGGCCAGAAACGGCCTTTCGGCAAACGCTGTGGACGACCGCGGACGGCTACCAACCCTCTCCGGATCTGATTCACGAGTCGCTTTTCACTGCTGCCCAGGAGATTTTGACCGAACTCACTAAACAGCTCGGCTGCGACGTGTTGGTAGGAATCGATCGCGTGGAAGTGATGCCTAGCGAGACCGACGAGCTGGCTTATCAAGGATTCAACTCCTCGATACTCGTCGATAACTCCGGCAAGATTCTTTCGACCTACGACAAGATGCACCTCGTCCCCTTCGGCGAATTCATCCCTTTCGCCGATTGGTTCCCCGCGTTGTACAACCTTACCCCCCTGTCAGGAGGTGCTGAGCCGGGCAGGCGTCCCGCAGCCATGACCGTCGGCGAACTCGTCTACTCGCCCAATATCTGTTATGAATCCGCCGTCCCACATCTCATCGGCAGCCAAGTTCGTCATCTCATCGAAAACAATTACGAGCGGCCAGACGTCTTGATCAATCTCACCAACGATGGCTGGTTCTGGGGCTCCAGTGAACTCGACATGCACTTGGCTTGCAGCGTATTCCGCGCCATCGAAATGCGCACCCCCGTTTTGATCGCCGCCAACGGTGGTCTCTCAGCACACATCGACAACTTCGGCCACATCGTCGCCGTCAGCGAGCGCCAGGAGCCGGAATTTCTGCTAGCGGACATAGGGATTCCCCTGGAATCATCGCGCTATCCCAGCTTCTATGCCCGTTGGGGCGACTGGTTCGCGGCGCTCTGTATGGTATGCTGTGTGGTTTTAGCAATTGTCGCCTACCTCAGCAGGGCTACTGTCCAGCCCCCAGTCCCCAGATCCTAG
- a CDS encoding methyl-accepting chemotaxis protein has product MSEPNRKKTFVDPQVQGALVRRLVMHWVGFFAIASVVAFVLQVLSNPFQPISAHLGQIWWTQGPFLIAALFLLPVFIFDTIKLSNRFAGPICRLRSTIRSIADGNIPKRVKFRDLDFWQGLADDFNLMVDRLRSDGISIEGDANEETPAEV; this is encoded by the coding sequence ATGTCAGAACCCAATCGCAAAAAGACTTTCGTAGATCCTCAGGTGCAAGGCGCGCTGGTGCGCCGGCTCGTTATGCACTGGGTGGGGTTCTTTGCTATCGCTTCGGTGGTTGCATTTGTGTTACAGGTGTTGAGCAACCCGTTTCAACCGATTTCTGCCCATTTAGGGCAAATCTGGTGGACGCAAGGTCCCTTCCTGATTGCGGCTTTGTTTCTTCTGCCAGTGTTTATTTTCGACACGATTAAACTCAGCAACCGTTTTGCCGGACCAATCTGTCGCTTGCGGAGTACGATTCGCAGCATTGCAGACGGGAATATTCCCAAGCGAGTGAAGTTCCGCGACTTGGATTTCTGGCAAGGGCTGGCTGATGATTTCAATCTCATGGTCGATCGCCTTCGCAGTGATGGCATCTCGATTGAGGGAGATGCCAACGAAGAGACTCCTGCAGAAGTTTGA
- a CDS encoding TadE family protein — MSCMRRNYNRPLRSGVAAAEFAVCFPVVVLIVLSTIEACTMVFLKQSLTVAAYEGARTAISLDASVAGVEQSAQQILTERRVQGGTVTITPSRLDSVDVGEYVEVEVSAPAMLNSVVPISFYRGRNLSATATMMKEF, encoded by the coding sequence ATGAGTTGCATGCGTAGGAACTACAACCGACCATTACGATCCGGGGTGGCAGCAGCAGAATTTGCCGTCTGTTTCCCGGTCGTGGTATTGATAGTATTGTCAACCATTGAAGCCTGTACGATGGTGTTCTTGAAACAATCGCTCACGGTGGCCGCTTACGAAGGAGCGAGGACTGCCATTTCGCTCGATGCATCAGTCGCCGGGGTGGAGCAAAGCGCTCAACAAATACTCACTGAGCGACGCGTCCAGGGAGGTACGGTTACGATAACTCCGTCAAGACTCGACTCGGTCGATGTCGGGGAGTACGTAGAAGTCGAAGTCTCAGCCCCCGCTATGCTCAACTCCGTCGTGCCAATCTCCTTCTATCGTGGCCGCAATCTCAGCGCAACGGCCACGATGATGAAGGAGTTTTGA
- a CDS encoding VWA domain-containing protein has translation MKLSNLNHRTKCTGHRTGAMLVLIAITLPIMIIMAAFALNVAWMQLVRTELRTATDASSRAAAKTLSLQQDVPTARQEAKKAARRNRVANSPLLVRNREIEFGFSRQPSSGSRFVFSPGGEVLNSVRVTGNRTATSRGGPVDLFLGGVLGVNTFEPIVAATSTQLDRDICLVVDRSGSMMRNVVGGGTPGPNCGPPHPTLSRWGGLSIAVAGFVDELEQTPQQEQCALVSYSSDGRECGISFTTSDINADLEFTYQPIRDEMARLSSRPVKGFTNIAAGIDDGIDVLTGPRSRPFALRSIVLLTDGIKNRGREPVQAANDAAAENIVINAVTFSDEADFARMRAVANATGGKHYHAPNAAALEAIFREIASTLPVLITD, from the coding sequence ATGAAACTATCGAACCTCAACCACAGAACGAAATGCACCGGACATCGCACCGGTGCGATGTTGGTGCTGATTGCCATCACGCTTCCGATCATGATTATCATGGCTGCGTTTGCTCTGAATGTGGCTTGGATGCAACTGGTGCGGACGGAGTTGCGTACTGCAACAGACGCATCTTCGCGCGCAGCGGCGAAAACGCTTTCCTTGCAGCAGGACGTTCCAACTGCCCGCCAAGAGGCGAAGAAAGCGGCCCGCCGCAACAGAGTGGCGAATTCACCCTTGCTAGTGCGGAATCGCGAAATTGAGTTCGGGTTTTCGCGTCAACCTTCCAGTGGGTCGCGTTTCGTTTTCAGTCCCGGTGGAGAGGTTTTGAATTCGGTACGCGTCACAGGAAATCGTACGGCGACCTCTCGGGGAGGACCTGTTGATCTGTTCTTGGGAGGAGTGCTGGGCGTAAATACTTTTGAGCCCATCGTAGCTGCTACTTCGACTCAGCTGGACCGCGATATCTGTCTGGTGGTCGACCGTTCGGGTTCGATGATGAGAAATGTGGTTGGCGGTGGTACTCCAGGTCCGAACTGTGGTCCACCTCATCCAACGTTGAGCCGTTGGGGAGGACTTAGTATAGCCGTCGCAGGGTTTGTGGATGAACTGGAGCAAACCCCTCAGCAAGAGCAATGCGCCCTGGTGAGCTACTCCAGCGACGGAAGAGAATGTGGCATCAGCTTCACCACGTCGGACATCAATGCTGACTTGGAATTCACCTATCAGCCGATTCGAGACGAAATGGCACGATTGAGCAGTCGACCGGTTAAAGGTTTTACGAATATCGCTGCCGGAATCGACGATGGGATCGACGTGCTGACCGGCCCTCGTTCCCGACCCTTCGCACTACGCTCGATTGTATTGCTGACGGACGGTATTAAGAATCGGGGAAGAGAACCAGTTCAAGCGGCCAACGATGCAGCAGCTGAGAACATCGTGATCAACGCCGTCACATTCAGTGACGAGGCCGATTTTGCTCGCATGCGAGCCGTGGCGAATGCCACCGGCGGCAAGCATTATCATGCCCCGAACGCGGCAGCGCTGGAAGCGATCTTCCGCGAGATTGCGTCTACACTTCCTGTGCTGATTACTGACTAA
- a CDS encoding TadE/TadG family type IV pilus assembly protein gives MKNLKTPWKKSRRHTPDRRGATVVEFAIVASVFFVVVSASVEFVRLNVIRHTADNAAYEAARDAMVPGATAAEAIAKANSILNVVGTRGATVTITPPVLNPDIPEVNVRIDIPLNPNGWITPKFTSGKSLTVQSTLRKERVPQ, from the coding sequence ATGAAGAATTTGAAAACCCCTTGGAAAAAAAGCCGACGGCACACTCCCGATCGCCGGGGTGCCACCGTGGTTGAATTTGCCATCGTCGCATCTGTTTTCTTTGTCGTCGTCTCGGCGTCAGTTGAATTCGTGCGGCTCAATGTGATTCGCCACACAGCGGACAATGCAGCCTATGAGGCTGCTCGAGATGCTATGGTTCCAGGCGCCACAGCGGCCGAGGCAATCGCAAAGGCCAATTCGATTCTCAATGTCGTGGGAACTCGCGGGGCGACGGTGACGATCACGCCTCCCGTCTTGAATCCCGACATCCCGGAAGTCAATGTCCGAATCGATATCCCTTTGAATCCAAACGGTTGGATCACGCCAAAATTCACCAGCGGCAAGTCTCTCACGGTGCAGTCCACGCTGCGAAAAGAGCGAGTTCCGCAGTAG
- the argH gene encoding argininosuccinate lyase, with protein MSQKPWGGVFDGATDPRVEKFTESVSFDHRLYTQDIRGSIAHAQMLSEVGVLTREEVKLIETGLEEIRAEIASGTFPFRQDLEDVHMNIERALVERIGDVGRKLHTGRSRNDQVSTDFRLWIRDSIDQIDILLIDLQRSFVDRCSRDEGVILPGYTHLQRAQPVLANHYWLAYCEKYERDRARLADCRRRVNQLPLGTAALAGTSIAIDRQLVADKLGFEGLVANSMDSSSDRDFAIEFAFALTLIAEHLSTWAEEWILWSTCEFSFLRVPQAYCTGSSIMPQKINPDVLELTRGKTARVVGNLQALLVLVKGLPLAYNRDLQEDKERVFDSVDTVSACLELAAAVVAGAELNREAISSRLEHGYLDATTLMEFLIGEGVPQRSAHEIIGRLVGSAMKQGVPLAKLSLDEFQLAHAALNEEVFEVLGVEHAISAFKSVGSTSPERVSEQVALWRERLGSVNN; from the coding sequence TTGTCTCAGAAACCCTGGGGTGGAGTATTTGACGGGGCTACCGATCCCCGCGTAGAGAAGTTCACCGAGAGTGTGAGCTTCGACCACCGATTGTACACCCAGGATATCCGAGGCTCGATCGCCCATGCTCAGATGCTTTCAGAGGTGGGTGTGCTGACTCGCGAGGAAGTCAAGCTGATTGAGACCGGTCTGGAGGAAATTAGGGCGGAGATTGCCTCGGGCACATTCCCATTTCGCCAGGATCTTGAAGATGTCCACATGAATATCGAGAGGGCTCTGGTGGAGCGGATTGGCGACGTGGGTCGCAAACTCCATACGGGCCGTAGTCGCAACGATCAGGTGTCGACCGATTTTCGGCTCTGGATCCGTGACTCGATTGATCAAATTGATATCTTGCTCATCGATCTACAGCGATCGTTCGTAGACCGTTGTTCTCGGGACGAAGGAGTGATTCTGCCAGGTTACACTCATTTGCAACGGGCTCAACCTGTGTTGGCCAACCACTACTGGCTTGCCTACTGCGAGAAGTACGAGCGAGACCGGGCGCGGCTGGCCGACTGTCGTCGCCGAGTGAATCAACTTCCGCTGGGTACTGCTGCCTTGGCAGGTACATCGATTGCCATAGATCGGCAGTTGGTCGCCGACAAGCTCGGCTTCGAAGGGCTTGTGGCGAATAGCATGGATAGCTCCAGCGATCGGGATTTTGCCATCGAATTCGCGTTTGCCCTCACGTTGATCGCCGAGCATCTGAGTACCTGGGCTGAGGAATGGATCCTGTGGTCGACATGTGAGTTTAGTTTTCTGCGCGTTCCGCAGGCCTATTGCACCGGTTCGTCGATCATGCCACAGAAAATCAATCCCGATGTCTTAGAGCTAACACGCGGGAAAACGGCGCGCGTGGTGGGCAATTTGCAAGCGCTCTTGGTGCTTGTGAAAGGTCTACCCCTGGCATACAACCGCGACCTGCAGGAAGACAAAGAGCGAGTATTTGATTCTGTCGACACAGTGAGTGCGTGCCTGGAATTGGCAGCAGCGGTCGTGGCTGGTGCCGAGTTGAATCGAGAGGCCATCTCCTCTCGACTGGAACACGGGTATCTCGACGCGACAACGCTGATGGAATTTCTCATCGGGGAAGGAGTCCCCCAGCGGTCGGCGCACGAAATCATCGGTCGGCTGGTAGGCAGTGCGATGAAGCAAGGCGTGCCGCTGGCCAAATTGTCGCTCGACGAATTCCAACTCGCTCATGCCGCTCTCAATGAAGAAGTCTTTGAAGTGCTGGGGGTGGAACATGCGATATCGGCCTTTAAAAGCGTGGGATCAACCTCGCCGGAGAGAGTTTCGGAGCAAGTCGCTTTATGGCGCGAGCGACTAGGAAGCGTAAACAACTAA
- a CDS encoding sigma-54 interaction domain-containing protein, which yields MTEVYRVTKQVAQSQASVLLLGETGTGKELIAHAIHELSKRRERSFVRVNCGALSENLLESELFGHVRGAFTGAIDNRTGRFEAAHKGTIFLDEINSTTPHLQVKLLRVLQEREFERVGDTKTLQVDCRVIAASNRDLLSLAEEGKFREDLYYRLNVVPIYLPPLRERPEDVPELVTHFLNIYNEQNDRYVVHIDGRAMEAMQKYEWPGNVRELQNYVERAVVMAQGDELTVDLLPSIVVTGRAPRALGNRPMDFQSLTEELVQVGVDGADDKAEDLHSRIVDRVEREVISQVMTSCDNVQIKAAARLGINRNTLHKKLKQYDLEVDG from the coding sequence ATGACTGAGGTGTATCGAGTGACCAAGCAGGTGGCCCAGTCGCAGGCTTCCGTGCTGCTTCTAGGGGAAACGGGTACCGGCAAGGAATTGATTGCCCACGCAATCCATGAACTTAGCAAGCGCCGTGAACGCTCCTTCGTCCGCGTTAACTGCGGAGCCTTAAGCGAAAACTTGCTCGAGAGCGAACTGTTTGGACATGTCCGAGGTGCCTTCACGGGGGCGATCGACAATCGCACCGGCCGCTTTGAGGCAGCCCATAAGGGGACGATTTTTCTCGACGAAATCAATTCCACGACACCACATTTGCAGGTCAAACTACTGCGAGTCTTGCAGGAACGAGAATTTGAGCGAGTCGGCGATACCAAGACACTGCAGGTGGATTGTCGCGTGATCGCGGCCAGCAATCGGGATTTGCTTTCTCTAGCGGAAGAAGGCAAATTTCGCGAGGATTTGTACTACCGCCTCAATGTCGTGCCGATTTATCTTCCCCCTCTACGGGAGCGTCCCGAGGACGTTCCGGAACTCGTCACGCACTTCCTGAACATCTACAATGAACAAAACGACCGGTACGTTGTCCACATCGATGGCCGAGCTATGGAAGCCATGCAGAAGTACGAATGGCCCGGCAATGTGCGAGAGTTACAAAACTATGTGGAACGTGCTGTTGTGATGGCTCAGGGGGACGAGCTTACTGTCGACCTCTTGCCATCCATCGTGGTAACAGGCAGGGCTCCTCGAGCATTGGGAAATCGGCCCATGGATTTCCAGTCCTTGACCGAGGAGTTGGTCCAAGTGGGGGTCGACGGGGCCGACGATAAAGCAGAGGACCTACATAGCCGGATTGTGGACCGTGTCGAGCGGGAAGTCATCTCCCAGGTGATGACGAGTTGTGACAATGTGCAGATCAAAGCGGCCGCCCGCCTGGGGATCAACCGCAACACGTTGCATAAGAAACTGAAACAATACGATTTGGAGGTGGACGGGTAG
- the ccsA gene encoding cytochrome c biogenesis protein CcsA, producing the protein MDSGINIVCFSASYAVALVLEFARLWVKIPYNRLLEIAAVGAGLVAQTWYLGRRVAEHPAAPLSSQQDWFLLAAWVLAVVYLAAKFYYPGKSLGLFQLPGVLALVGASTLASTRPLAPEEAPRVWGLAHGLFLLLGTVAVMVGFFAGIMYLLHSRRLKRKLPSPAGFRLPSLEWLERANGRSLGIATLMMGGGLLTGVIAHLAQQGSTRNFYWSDPVVVSLTAMTVWLLACEVFRMIYPAARRGRKVAYLTVAAFVFLMFVLAAVVWGDRFHSQSADRSQNNGKTVYCLGELPTGGLA; encoded by the coding sequence ATGGACTCCGGCATCAATATCGTCTGTTTCTCTGCAAGCTACGCCGTGGCGCTTGTGCTCGAGTTTGCGCGGCTGTGGGTTAAAATTCCCTACAATCGGCTTCTGGAGATTGCAGCGGTTGGTGCGGGGTTGGTAGCGCAAACGTGGTATCTAGGGAGGCGCGTTGCTGAGCATCCTGCAGCTCCACTTTCAAGTCAGCAGGACTGGTTTCTACTGGCTGCCTGGGTGTTGGCCGTGGTGTATCTTGCTGCCAAGTTTTACTATCCCGGCAAGTCGCTTGGCCTGTTTCAGCTTCCCGGCGTATTGGCGCTGGTAGGTGCTTCAACGCTGGCATCGACCCGGCCGCTGGCCCCGGAAGAGGCGCCACGGGTGTGGGGGCTGGCTCACGGCTTGTTTCTGCTCTTAGGAACGGTCGCTGTGATGGTAGGTTTTTTCGCGGGGATCATGTACCTGCTGCATAGCCGCCGGCTGAAGCGTAAGCTGCCATCTCCTGCCGGATTTCGCCTCCCTAGCTTGGAATGGCTCGAACGGGCTAATGGGAGATCGCTGGGGATTGCAACCCTGATGATGGGTGGGGGACTGCTCACAGGGGTGATCGCGCACCTGGCGCAACAGGGATCGACTCGCAATTTTTACTGGAGCGATCCGGTGGTAGTGAGTCTCACGGCGATGACCGTGTGGCTGTTAGCCTGCGAGGTTTTTCGCATGATCTATCCTGCTGCCAGGCGGGGGCGCAAGGTCGCCTATCTGACCGTTGCCGCGTTTGTGTTTCTGATGTTTGTTCTGGCCGCGGTAGTATGGGGTGATCGGTTTCACAGTCAGTCGGCCGATAGGTCCCAAAACAATGGTAAGACGGTCTATTGCCTGGGCGAACTTCCTACCGGAGGTCTCGCATGA